CGGCTCTACCAGGCGATCGTCGCGCAGTGGGACGAGCACGAGGACCGTCCGACCCGCGTGCTCGTCGACGGCGACACCGCCGCCGTCGAGATCACCTTCACCGGACGGCGCCCCGACGGCACGCCCGTCACATTCCCCGCGATGGACGTGCTCACCGTCGAGGACGGTCGCGTGCGCCGGGTGTCGACCTGGTACGACACCGACGTCGTGGTCCCGCTCGTCACGGGCCGGGCGGGCTGAGCGCGCTCCCCACGGAAGCCTGTCCGGCGTCGTCGAACCGCAGCTCGCTGAGGCCGTCGCGCGGAGGCACCTCGATGCGGAGCGCCACCGACGCCTTCTGCTGGCTCCACTTGACGACGTCGAGCAGGAGCTCGGCGATCTCCGCCTCGCTGAAGTGGCGGCGCACCTCGGCACGCAGGTCGGGGCCGGCCGACGCGGGGTCGAGGATCACGGCGTCGGTGAGGCGGAGCGCGGCCTTGGCGCGGTCGGGCAGGTCGCTGGTCGGCCAGGCGTCGATCTTCGCGGCGGTCGCCTCGTCGAGGTCGTCGACCGCGTCGACGTCCCGCACCGAGCGGCACAGCCGGCAGTCGTGCACCCGGGCGCAGCGCAGCCGCACGAGCTCGGTGACGACCGGGTCGAGGTGGCGCTGACGCATCGCCGTACCGGCGAAGTCGGCGACCGCGTGGTCGACGGGGGTGCCGTACTTCGGCACCGACGGGTCGGTCGGCAGCGGGATGCGCGGGCCGCTCACGCGAGTACCGCCGCGGCGACGTGGTCGACGCGGGCGCCGAGGTCGACCGCCCAGACGGCGTTGCACAGCTCGTGGAGGGCGATCGGGTCGAGGTGCTCGAGCAGGGCGTCGACCTCCGCGTCGCCCATCCCCGACACCGCGAACACGAATTGCTCGACGAAGCCGAGCAGCGCCCGCTGGGCGTCGTCCACGGTCGGCGACGTCGCCCAGTCGTCGAGCGCGTCCCAGGTCGCCGGCGGTACGTCGCGGCCCGCGTCCGCGGGCAGCGGCAGTCCCAGCAGCGCGTGCACGCGGTGCCGCACGAGCGCGAGCGTGGTCGCGTCGATGGTCGCGGCGACGACGCGGTCGACCTCGGCGAGCGCGGCCACGGTGGCGGGTGCCAGCCGCCCGAGGGCCGCCCGTCCCGGGTGCGTCACGGCTGGCCGCCGTCGACGGTGAGGATCGAGCCCGTCGTGTAGGAGGACAGGTCGCTGGCCAGGTAGAGCGCCGCGCCGACGATCTCCTCGGGCTCGCCGCCGCGCTTCGCGGCGAAGCCCTGGGCGCGCTGGGCGAACGCCTCGGCGTCCCAGGACTTGCTGATGTCGGTGAGGAACGTGCCGGCCATGATCGCGTTGACGCGGACCGACGGGCCGAAGGTGTGGGCGAAGCCGACGGTGAGGGCGTTCAGCCCGGCCTTCGCCGCGGCGTACGGGAGGATGTGCGGCTTCGGGTGCACCGCCCCGGCGCTCGAGATGTTGATGATCGAGCCGCCCTCGCCCGCGGCCATCCGCGTGCCGACGAGCGCGGTGAGGCGGAACGGGCCCTTGAGGTTGACGTCGAGCACCTTGTCGAAGAGGGCCTCGGAGACGTCGGTGACCGTGTCGTAGAGCGGCGACATGCCCGCGTTGTTGACGAGCACGTCGATGCGGCCGAAGGCGTCGTAGACCTCGTCGACGAAGCCGTCCAGGGCCTCCCACTTGCCGACGTGCGCCCCGAGGCCGAGGGTGCGGCGTCCCGTGAGCTCGGCCAGCTCGGCGGCGAACTCGACGCAGGCGTCGCCGTTGCGGCTCGCGATGACGACGTCCGCGCCGGCGCGGGCCAGCCCGATCGCCATGGCGCGGCCGAGGCCGCGGCTGCCGCCCGTCACGACGGCGACGCGGCCGGTGAGGTCGAAGCGGGGGGTGTCGTTCACGGGTTCTCCTCGACGGGTCGGCGGTGTGCACGAGGTGTGCACGAGAGGTGCACGAGGTGGGCCGATTGACCGTGCGATCGATCGGTACAGGTTGACGCGGACGAATCTATCAGTATGGTGATCATAGTTATCATCCACTCGGTGTCGCGGGCCGGCACCTCAAGACCCAGGGGGCCACGTGCTGGGTTTCCATTTGACCCCGGAGCAGCAGCAACTGCGAGAGCTGGCCGCCGAGGTCGCCCGCGAGGTGTATGCGCCCAAGGCCGAGCAGTGGGACCGTGACCGCACGGCCGTGCCGGCCGACGAGGTCACGCGTCTCGCCGACCTCGGCTTCCTCGGCATCGCGATCCCGGAGGAGTACGGCGGCCACGGCGGCACGCTCCTCGACGCGCTGATCGTGCAGGAGGAGCTCGCGAAGCAGTGCCGTCCGGCCGCGTTCCAGGTGTTCGAGGCCAACGTCGGCCCGTGCCGCGTGATCGAGTTCTTCGGCACCGAGGAGCAGAAGCACCACTACCTGCCGAAGGTCGTCAGCGGCGAGGTCACCATGGCGATCGGCATCTCCGAGCCCGACGCGGGCTCGGCGGCGACCGACATGAAGACGCGGGCGCGGCGCGAGGGCGACGAGATCGTCATCACCGGCAACAAGCGGTGGATCTCCAACGGCGGCCACGCCGACCACTACCTCATCTACTGCCGGCTCAACGACGACCCGGGCGCCAAGGGCATCGGCGCCGTCATCGTCCCGGCGGACACCCCCGGCATGTCCTTCGGTGCCGGCGAGAAGCTCATGGGCTTCCGCGGCATCCCCAGCGCCGACATCTACCTCGACGAGGTGCGCGTGCCGGCCTCGAACGTCGTCGTCGACGCGGGCGGTTTCCACAAGCTCTTCGGCGTCTTCTCGATCGAGCGCCTCGGCAACGCGACGATGTCGCTGGCCATCGGCCAGGCGTCCCTCGACCGCACGGTGGCCTACGTCGAGCAGCGCCACCAGTTCGGCCGGCCCCTCGTGGAGTTCCAGAACGTGCAGATGACGGTGGCGACGATGGCGACGCAGGTCGAGGCCGCCCGCCTCCTCATCTACCGCGCCGCGGTCAACGGCGGCACCGGCCTGCCGGTGCCCTACGAGGTGTCGGTGGCGAAGTGCTTCGCCAACGAGATGGGCAAGCAGGTGTCCGACCTCGCCATGCAGATGCACGGCGGCAACGGCTACTCGGAGGAGTACGGCATCGAGCGGCTCCACCGCGACTCCCACGGCTGGGCGATCGCCGGCGGCACGCCCGCGATCCAGCGTGTGAGGATCGCCTCCGAGCTGTTCGGCCGCAACTTCAACCAGCGCCCCCCGGAGGTGATCGCGCAGTGAGCGAGACGCCGCTCTTCCAGCTGCCCGCCCGCTACCTCGACCTGCAGGAGGAGGCGCGCAAGCTGGCGCTGGCCTGCGAGGACGTCGCGGCGCGCGCCGACGAGGCCGACCGCTTCGACCCCGACGTGCGCGAGCGGCTCGCCGCCTCCGGGCTCACCCGGGTCGCCGTGGCGGCCGAGCACGGCGGTCGCTTCGAGAAGGTTGACTCCCTCGCGGTGACGGTGGTGCGCGAGGCGCTCGCCGGCGTCAGCGGGCACCTCGACTCGATGTTCGCGATGCAGGGCATCGGCTCCTTCGCCGTGTCGGTCGCGGGCTCGCCCGCGGTCCAGCAGGCGTGGCTGCCCAAGGTCGCCACGCTGGAGGCGGTGGCCGCCATCGGTCTCACCGAGCCCGACGTCGGCTCCGACCTGCGCGCCATCACCACGACGGTGGAGCAGGACGGCGACGAGCTGGTGCTCAACGGCCACAAGTCGTTCATCACCAACGCGCCCGACGCCGACTTCTTCGGCATCCTCGCCAAGGAGGGCGACGACTACTCGCTCGTCCTCGTGCCGGCGGCCACGCCGGGCGTCACCGTCACCACCCCGCACCAGATCGTCGCGCCCCACGTGCTCGGCGACGTCGTGCTCGAGGACGTCCGCGTCCCGCTCGACCACCGGCTCGGGGAGCGCGGGCAGGGCTTCCGCCTCATGCTCGCCACCCTCGCCACCTTCCGCGTCTCCGTCGCCGGTGCGTCCGTCGGGCTCGCCGAGGCGGCGCTGCGCGAGGCACTCGGCCACGCCACGACCCGCGAGCAGTTCGGTGGTCCGTTGGCGCGGCTCGGCGGCGTACCGGCTGCCCTGGCGACCTGCGCGATCGAGATCGAGATGGCGCGCTCGCTGACCTACCGGGCGGCCGCGACCGCGGCGCAGGACCCGATGGCCGGGCTCAACCTGTCGTCCATGGCGAAGGCCGGGGCGACCGAGGCGGCCGGCCGCGTCGTCGACCGCTGCGTGCAGGTGATGGGCCGCTTCGGCCTCGTGCGCGGCGGAAAGATGGAGCGCCTCTACCGCGAGGCCCGACCGATGCGGGTCTACGAGGGCTCCACCGAGGTCATCCTCGACTCGGTGGCGAAGAAGCTGGTCAAGGACTACACGGCAGGTGCCTGGTGATCGTCGACTGCCACCTCCACGTCTGGCCCGACCACATCGCGCGGGCGATGCAGGAGCAGCGCCCGGCGGGCATGAAGCTGCAGTTCGACGGCACGCTGGACGGCCTGCTGCGCACGATGGACGAGTCGGGGATCGACAAGGGCTGCGCCCTCGGTGTCGGGATCAAGGCGTCGGTCGTCGAGCGCACCAACGAGTTCATCGGCACCGTCCCGCGCGACCGGCTCGTGCCGTTCGGCACGGTGCACCCGGAGCTGTCGGTGGAGCAGAACGTCCGGTCGCTCAAGGACAACGGGATCGTCGGCGTCAAGCTGCACCCGCTCTTCCAGACGGTGTCGCTGGCGGACCCCCGGGTGCACGACATCCTCGCCGCGCTCAGCGACGAGGGCATGCCGGTGATCACCCACGTCGGTGCCGGCGCGGACCCCGAGGCCAACGAGCGGGGCGCCCCGGTGCTGCTCCGCCGGCTCGCGGACGCGCTGCCCGACCTCAAGCTGATCGCGTGCCACTACGGCGGCTACCACCGCCTCGACGAGGCGGAGGAGCACGTCGTCGGCTCGTCCGTCACCCTCGAGACCTCGTGGCCGCCGACCATGGCCGAGCTCGAGCCGGAGAAGGTCGTCGCGCTGATCCGTCGGCACGGCGCGGACCGCGTCGTCTACGGCTCCGACTGGCCGATGGCCGACCCGGCGGCGGAGATCGCCGCGATCCGCAACCTCGGGCTCACGCCCGAGGAGGAGGAGGCCGTGCTCGGCGGCAACCTCGCCCGTCTCCTCGGCCTGTGAGCACCGCGGCGTACGTCGTCGGCGCCGTCCGCTCACCGGTCGGTCGCCGCGGCGGCGGGCTCGCCGGCGTGCACCCGGCCGACCTGGGCGCCCACGTGCTGCGCGCGCTCGTCGAGCGCACCGGGGCGCCGGCGGACGCCGTGGACGACGTCGTCTGGGGATGCGTCGGCCAGGTCGGTCCGCAGGCGTCGAACGTCGGCCGCACCACGGTGCTGTCCGCCGGCTGGCCCGAGTCGGTCCCCGCGATGACGGTCGACCGGCAGTGCGGCTCCTCCCAGCAGGCGCTCCACCTCGCCGCCCAGGCGGTGCTGTCCGGCACCCAGGACCTCGTCGTCGCCGGCGGCGTCGAGGTGATGAGCCAGGTCCCGATCGGCTCGCCCACGATCGTCGGCGTCGAGGCGGGCATGGCCCACCCGCGCGGGGGCGCGGGCTGGGCGGAGCGGTACGGCGCGCAGGAGGTCTCGCAGTTCCGCGGCGCCGAGCTGATCGCCGAGCGCTGGGGACTCGCCCGCGACGCCATGGAGGCCTACGCCGTGGAGAGCCACCGGCGGGCCCGGGCGTCGTGGTCGGCGGGGGAGCACGCCGCGGAGGTGGTCCCGATCGCCGGGCTGGCCACCGACGAGGGCCCACGCCCCGACGCCACGCCCGAGCGGCTCGCCGGACTGGCACCGCTGCGCGAGGGCGGGCGGATCACCGCCGCGCTGGCCAGCCAGATCTCCGACGGCGCCGCGGCAGTCCTCGTCGCCTCCGAGTGTGCGGTCGCGCAGCACGGCCTGACGCCGCTCGCGCGGGTCCACACCCTGACCGTGGTCGGGTCCGACCCGGTGCTCATGCTGACCGGGCCGATCCCGGCGACCGAGCGGCTGCTCGAGCGGTCCGGGGTGGGGATCGACGAGATCGGCACCGCCGAGGTCAACGAGGCCTTCGCGAGCGTGCCGATGGCCTGGCTCGCCGCGACGGGCGCTGACCCGGCGACCACCAACCCGCAGGGCGGCGCGATCGCCCTGGGCCACCCGCTCGGTGCCTCCGGCGCCCGGCTCGTCACCACCCTCGTGCACCGCATGCGGCGGGAGCGGCACCGCTACGGGCTCGTCGTGATGTGCGAGGGCGGCGGGATGGCCAACGCGACGCTCCTCGAGCGGGTGTGACCACCCGGGCCACGGCGGGCGCGGCGGTCGCCCGCCCGGGAGCCGCCCGGGGTGGCGACACCGGCCTCGTCGTCTGCCTGGCCTTCGCCGCCCTCACCGGCGCCATCGTCGCCGGGCTCGGCAGCCCGATCGTGTGGGAGGTCGCGCAGGACCGGGACGTCAGCATCCCGGACGCGCAGTGGGGCCTCATCGTCACGCTGGTCGTGGGCGTGGTGGGCACCCCGGTGCTGTCCCGGCTCGCCGACGGGCGCCTGCGCAAGCAGCTCCTCATCGGGGCCCTGCTCCTCGTCGCGGCCGGCAGCGCGCTCGCGCTGGTCCCCACCTTCCCGGCGCTGCTCACGGCGCGGGCGTTCCAGGGCTTCGGCTACGCGATGGTGCCGCTGACGGTCAGCATCGCGCGCGAACAGCTCCAGGGGCTCGTGCTGCTCCGCACCCTCGGTGTCCTGTCCACGAGCGTCGCCGTCGGCGTGGGGCTCGGCAACCCGGCCATCGGCCTGTGCGTCATGGTCGGCGGCTATCCCGCGGCGTTCGCGCTCGCGGTCGTCGTGGCCGGCGCCGCGGCGTACTGGGTGTGGCGCCGCATCCCCGTCTCCGGCGACGCCGTGGGGGAGGTGCGGGTCGACTGG
This Nocardioides alkalitolerans DNA region includes the following protein-coding sequences:
- a CDS encoding amidohydrolase family protein encodes the protein MIVDCHLHVWPDHIARAMQEQRPAGMKLQFDGTLDGLLRTMDESGIDKGCALGVGIKASVVERTNEFIGTVPRDRLVPFGTVHPELSVEQNVRSLKDNGIVGVKLHPLFQTVSLADPRVHDILAALSDEGMPVITHVGAGADPEANERGAPVLLRRLADALPDLKLIACHYGGYHRLDEAEEHVVGSSVTLETSWPPTMAELEPEKVVALIRRHGADRVVYGSDWPMADPAAEIAAIRNLGLTPEEEEAVLGGNLARLLGL
- a CDS encoding glucose 1-dehydrogenase; the encoded protein is MNDTPRFDLTGRVAVVTGGSRGLGRAMAIGLARAGADVVIASRNGDACVEFAAELAELTGRRTLGLGAHVGKWEALDGFVDEVYDAFGRIDVLVNNAGMSPLYDTVTDVSEALFDKVLDVNLKGPFRLTALVGTRMAAGEGGSIINISSAGAVHPKPHILPYAAAKAGLNALTVGFAHTFGPSVRVNAIMAGTFLTDISKSWDAEAFAQRAQGFAAKRGGEPEEIVGAALYLASDLSSYTTGSILTVDGGQP
- a CDS encoding acyl-CoA dehydrogenase family protein; protein product: MLGFHLTPEQQQLRELAAEVAREVYAPKAEQWDRDRTAVPADEVTRLADLGFLGIAIPEEYGGHGGTLLDALIVQEELAKQCRPAAFQVFEANVGPCRVIEFFGTEEQKHHYLPKVVSGEVTMAIGISEPDAGSAATDMKTRARREGDEIVITGNKRWISNGGHADHYLIYCRLNDDPGAKGIGAVIVPADTPGMSFGAGEKLMGFRGIPSADIYLDEVRVPASNVVVDAGGFHKLFGVFSIERLGNATMSLAIGQASLDRTVAYVEQRHQFGRPLVEFQNVQMTVATMATQVEAARLLIYRAAVNGGTGLPVPYEVSVAKCFANEMGKQVSDLAMQMHGGNGYSEEYGIERLHRDSHGWAIAGGTPAIQRVRIASELFGRNFNQRPPEVIAQ
- a CDS encoding acyl-CoA dehydrogenase family protein, producing the protein MSETPLFQLPARYLDLQEEARKLALACEDVAARADEADRFDPDVRERLAASGLTRVAVAAEHGGRFEKVDSLAVTVVREALAGVSGHLDSMFAMQGIGSFAVSVAGSPAVQQAWLPKVATLEAVAAIGLTEPDVGSDLRAITTTVEQDGDELVLNGHKSFITNAPDADFFGILAKEGDDYSLVLVPAATPGVTVTTPHQIVAPHVLGDVVLEDVRVPLDHRLGERGQGFRLMLATLATFRVSVAGASVGLAEAALREALGHATTREQFGGPLARLGGVPAALATCAIEIEMARSLTYRAAATAAQDPMAGLNLSSMAKAGATEAAGRVVDRCVQVMGRFGLVRGGKMERLYREARPMRVYEGSTEVILDSVAKKLVKDYTAGAW
- a CDS encoding acetyl-CoA C-acyltransferase; its protein translation is MSTAAYVVGAVRSPVGRRGGGLAGVHPADLGAHVLRALVERTGAPADAVDDVVWGCVGQVGPQASNVGRTTVLSAGWPESVPAMTVDRQCGSSQQALHLAAQAVLSGTQDLVVAGGVEVMSQVPIGSPTIVGVEAGMAHPRGGAGWAERYGAQEVSQFRGAELIAERWGLARDAMEAYAVESHRRARASWSAGEHAAEVVPIAGLATDEGPRPDATPERLAGLAPLREGGRITAALASQISDGAAAVLVASECAVAQHGLTPLARVHTLTVVGSDPVLMLTGPIPATERLLERSGVGIDEIGTAEVNEAFASVPMAWLAATGADPATTNPQGGAIALGHPLGASGARLVTTLVHRMRRERHRYGLVVMCEGGGMANATLLERV